The following proteins are co-located in the Nocardia bhagyanarayanae genome:
- a CDS encoding UPF0182 family protein — protein MSTRDGLGLRRLPRSTRVLVITAALLLATLLVVPRLVGAYVSWMWFGEVGFRGVWLTVLLTRLALFVLVALLIGGALFAAMWLAYRFRPLVLPATGDEDVLRPYRTAVLRRPRLFGLGIAAALGLLCGLIGQSGWVTVQLFVHGGSFGLTDPEFGHDVGFYVFDLPFYRLLVNWLFVATVLAFLACLAAHYLFGGLRLSGNGGGLTHAARVQLAVLAGTFIALKAAAYWLDRYSLLSTRSKEPTFAGPGYTDINAVLPARLILFAIAVICAAAVFAAVVVRDLRIPAMAAALLLLSSILVGAVWPLLVEQLSVRPNAADMERVYIERNITATRQAYGIGADHVEYRDYPGIGTKPPPEVPADVTTIANARLLDPNVLSRTFTQQQQLKNFYSFPAHLDLDRYRIDGELRDYVVAARELTPNALSGNQRHWVNRHTVYTHGNGFVAAPANRVNAAVREAAGDAASSNSGYPIYTVSDIASQASGQQVIPVDQPRIYFGEVIAESDPDYAIVGGGTEPREYDTDATKYTYTGAGGVPIGNWLNRMAFTIFYAERNIIFSKAIGDGSKIIFNRDPRHRVELVAPWLTTDHNPYPAVVNGRIVWIVDAYTTIDGYPYAKHTSLDMLEPPGETGGRSHDISYLRNSIKATVDAYDGTVTLYQVDQDDPVLAAWMKVFPGTVEPEESITDELRAHFRYPEDQFKIQREMLAKYHVDEPREFFTTNAFWSVPSDPTVETNPHQPPFYVLVGDPGSAEPTFRLATAMVGFNREFLSAYVSADSDPENYGKITVLQLPTDTLTQGPQQIQNSMISDTRVASERTLLERSNRIQYGNLLTLPIADGGVLYVEPLFTERISNTPNGSTFPQLARVLVSYREPGTGGVLVGYAPTIAEALVQVFGPETGRLATAPGGGPAAPPPPGQQPLPGPPPPQAQAAPPPVDQAKLAELNAQIDAMREALDRLQQQLNELGIPGR, from the coding sequence ATGAGCACACGCGACGGTCTCGGCCTGCGGCGGTTGCCGCGCAGCACTCGGGTGCTGGTGATCACGGCCGCCCTGTTGCTCGCCACCTTGCTCGTCGTTCCGCGCTTGGTCGGCGCGTACGTCAGCTGGATGTGGTTCGGGGAGGTCGGTTTTCGCGGCGTCTGGCTCACCGTGCTGCTCACCCGGCTCGCGCTGTTCGTCCTCGTCGCTCTGCTGATCGGCGGCGCGCTGTTCGCGGCGATGTGGCTGGCGTACCGGTTCCGTCCGCTCGTGCTGCCCGCCACCGGGGACGAGGATGTTCTGCGTCCCTACCGCACCGCGGTGCTGCGGCGGCCGCGGCTGTTCGGCCTCGGCATCGCCGCCGCGTTGGGCCTGCTGTGCGGTCTGATCGGGCAGTCGGGATGGGTGACGGTTCAGCTGTTCGTCCACGGCGGGTCGTTCGGACTCACGGATCCCGAGTTCGGCCACGATGTCGGGTTCTACGTCTTCGATCTGCCCTTCTACCGGCTGCTGGTCAACTGGCTGTTCGTCGCGACGGTCCTCGCGTTCCTCGCCTGCCTCGCGGCGCACTACCTGTTCGGCGGCCTGCGCCTTTCCGGGAACGGCGGCGGGTTGACCCACGCGGCTCGCGTCCAACTCGCGGTGCTGGCAGGCACATTCATCGCTTTGAAGGCGGCCGCCTACTGGCTGGACCGCTACTCGCTGCTGTCCACCCGAAGCAAGGAACCCACCTTCGCCGGTCCCGGCTACACCGACATCAACGCGGTGCTTCCCGCCCGGCTGATCCTGTTCGCGATCGCCGTCATCTGCGCCGCGGCGGTCTTCGCCGCCGTCGTGGTGCGTGACTTGCGCATCCCGGCGATGGCCGCCGCGTTGCTGCTGTTGTCCTCGATCCTGGTCGGCGCGGTCTGGCCGCTGCTCGTCGAGCAGCTCTCGGTTCGCCCGAACGCCGCCGACATGGAGCGCGTCTACATCGAACGCAACATCACGGCCACCCGGCAGGCGTACGGAATCGGCGCCGACCATGTCGAATACCGCGACTACCCGGGGATCGGCACCAAACCGCCGCCCGAAGTGCCGGCGGACGTGACCACGATCGCCAACGCGCGCCTGCTGGATCCGAATGTGCTCTCGCGGACCTTCACCCAGCAGCAACAGCTGAAGAACTTCTACAGCTTTCCCGCGCATCTCGACCTCGATCGCTACCGCATCGACGGGGAACTGCGCGATTACGTGGTCGCCGCCCGCGAGCTGACGCCGAACGCGCTGAGCGGCAACCAGCGGCACTGGGTCAATCGGCACACCGTCTACACGCACGGAAACGGGTTCGTCGCCGCGCCCGCCAACCGCGTCAACGCCGCGGTGCGTGAGGCCGCGGGCGACGCCGCGAGCAGCAACAGCGGATACCCGATCTACACGGTGAGCGACATCGCCTCCCAGGCCTCCGGCCAGCAGGTGATTCCGGTCGATCAGCCGCGCATCTACTTCGGCGAAGTGATCGCCGAGTCGGACCCCGACTACGCCATCGTCGGCGGTGGCACCGAGCCACGCGAATACGACACCGACGCGACGAAATACACCTACACCGGCGCCGGCGGCGTGCCGATCGGGAACTGGTTGAACCGGATGGCCTTCACCATCTTCTACGCCGAACGAAACATCATCTTCTCCAAGGCGATCGGTGACGGTTCCAAGATCATCTTCAATCGCGATCCGCGCCACCGCGTCGAACTCGTCGCCCCTTGGTTGACGACCGACCACAACCCCTATCCCGCGGTCGTGAACGGGCGGATCGTCTGGATCGTCGACGCCTACACCACCATCGACGGCTACCCCTACGCCAAGCACACCTCGCTCGACATGCTCGAGCCGCCCGGCGAGACCGGTGGGCGATCGCACGACATCTCCTACCTGCGAAACTCGATCAAGGCCACCGTCGACGCCTACGACGGCACCGTCACCCTCTATCAGGTCGACCAGGACGACCCGGTGCTCGCCGCGTGGATGAAGGTATTCCCAGGCACGGTCGAACCCGAGGAGTCGATCACCGACGAGTTGCGCGCGCACTTCCGCTACCCGGAGGACCAGTTCAAGATCCAACGCGAGATGCTGGCCAAATATCACGTGGACGAACCACGAGAGTTCTTCACCACCAACGCTTTCTGGTCGGTGCCCAGCGATCCCACCGTCGAGACCAACCCGCACCAGCCCCCGTTCTACGTCCTGGTCGGCGACCCCGGTAGCGCCGAGCCGACGTTCCGGCTCGCCACCGCGATGGTCGGGTTCAACAGGGAATTCCTCTCGGCCTACGTCTCCGCGGACTCCGATCCGGAGAACTACGGCAAGATCACCGTCCTGCAGCTGCCCACCGACACCCTCACCCAGGGGCCACAGCAGATCCAGAACTCGATGATCTCCGACACCAGGGTCGCCTCCGAGCGGACACTGCTGGAGCGCTCGAACCGGATCCAATACGGCAACCTGCTGACGTTGCCGATCGCCGACGGCGGCGTGCTCTATGTCGAACCGCTGTTCACCGAGCGAATCTCGAACACGCCCAACGGATCCACGTTCCCGCAGCTGGCCCGGGTGCTCGTCAGCTATCGCGAACCCGGCACCGGCGGTGTCCTCGTCGGTTACGCCCCGACCATCGCCGAGGCGCTCGTCCAAGTCTTCGGCCCCGAAACGGGCCGGCTCGCCACCGCGCCCGGCGGTGGGCCCGCGGCGCCACCGCCACCGGGACAGCAGCCGCTACCGGGGCCGCCACCGCCCCAGGCTCAGGCGGCTCCGCCACCGGTGGATCAGGCGAAACTCGCCGAGCTCAACGCGCAGATCGACGCCATGCGCGAAGCGCTCGATCGTCTCCAGCAGCAGCTGAACGAACTCGGCATTCCCGGCCGATAG
- a CDS encoding UdgX family uracil-DNA binding protein (This protein belongs to the uracil DNA glycosylase superfamily, members of which act in excision repair of DNA. However, it belongs more specifically to UdgX branch, whose founding member was found to bind uracil in DNA (where it does not belong), without cleaving it, appears to promote DNA repair by a pathway involving RecA, rather than base excision.), producing the protein MAAGKAKGAEEFVPAGADLETLRAASCGCQGCELYHDATQTVFGEGPADASVFVVGEQPGDREDIEGHPFVGPAGRLLDKALEEVGIDRDTVYVTNAVKHFKFEERGKRRIHKTPGRTEVVACTPWLTAELDAIHPELVVCLGAVAAKAVLGPSFKVSEERGNVVFSDDYRVVATVHPSAVLRAPDRDAAYKGFVEDLRAVRAAMDAS; encoded by the coding sequence ATGGCTGCCGGGAAAGCCAAGGGCGCTGAGGAATTCGTCCCAGCGGGAGCGGATCTGGAAACCCTGCGCGCCGCCTCGTGCGGTTGTCAGGGCTGCGAGCTGTACCACGACGCGACGCAGACCGTGTTCGGCGAGGGGCCCGCGGACGCGTCCGTCTTCGTGGTCGGCGAACAGCCCGGCGACCGCGAGGACATCGAGGGACACCCCTTCGTCGGTCCCGCGGGCCGGTTGCTGGACAAAGCGCTCGAGGAAGTCGGCATCGACCGCGACACCGTCTACGTGACGAACGCGGTCAAGCACTTCAAATTCGAGGAGCGCGGCAAACGCCGGATCCACAAGACGCCGGGACGCACCGAGGTGGTCGCCTGCACGCCGTGGCTGACCGCCGAACTGGACGCCATCCACCCGGAGCTCGTGGTGTGTCTCGGCGCGGTCGCCGCCAAGGCGGTGCTCGGCCCCTCGTTCAAGGTGAGCGAGGAGCGCGGCAACGTGGTGTTCTCCGACGATTACCGGGTCGTCGCGACGGTGCACCCGTCGGCGGTGCTGCGCGCACCCGACCGCGACGCGGCCTACAAGGGATTCGTCGAGGATCTGCGCGCGGTGCGCGCCGCGATGGACGCGAGCTGA
- a CDS encoding glutamate--cysteine ligase 2, translating to MDVDSSTVGVEEEFLLADPRTGAPTAKNDAVARTAEDLGLDLQLELTRCQIETNTRVHTRTGELAQQLRDLRRGVASCAEMNDARLLAVAIPPTVPLHYPVTDTPRYRRIADGFGMLAHEQGLCGCHVHVAVPDRETAVQVSNYLRPWLPLFLALTANSAIYRGVETGYKSWRNILWRRWPSAGPPPYFGCADDYDDLVAMMLSSGIMLDEKMVYWDVRRSITYPTVEIRVSDVPATVAETTLLATLVRATVIMARQSLDEGRTAPPVAAEMLRAAYWKAARSGIDGDAVAPMDGRVLPARELLAELVEYVEPALKELGDREFVADTIAAVLERGNGATRQLRAFRAGGDVAAVVAELSEATLEGCALPEEPPLGFGEAGAGSPLR from the coding sequence ATGGACGTGGACTCGTCTACGGTCGGGGTCGAAGAGGAATTCCTCCTCGCCGATCCGCGCACCGGCGCGCCTACCGCCAAGAACGACGCGGTCGCCCGGACCGCCGAGGACCTCGGGCTGGACCTACAGCTGGAGCTGACGCGCTGTCAGATCGAGACGAACACCCGCGTCCACACCCGCACCGGCGAACTCGCCCAACAGCTGCGCGATCTGCGCCGCGGCGTCGCCTCCTGCGCCGAGATGAACGATGCCCGCCTGCTCGCCGTGGCGATCCCGCCGACGGTCCCGCTGCACTACCCGGTCACCGACACCCCGCGCTATCGCCGCATCGCCGACGGTTTCGGGATGCTCGCCCACGAGCAGGGTCTGTGCGGCTGCCATGTGCACGTCGCCGTACCCGATCGCGAGACCGCCGTGCAGGTGAGCAACTACCTGCGGCCGTGGCTGCCGCTGTTTCTCGCGCTGACCGCCAATTCGGCGATCTACCGCGGCGTGGAGACCGGATACAAGAGCTGGCGCAATATCCTGTGGCGACGCTGGCCCAGCGCGGGGCCGCCGCCCTACTTCGGTTGCGCGGACGACTACGACGATCTGGTCGCGATGATGCTGTCCAGCGGCATCATGCTCGACGAGAAGATGGTCTATTGGGACGTGCGCCGGTCGATCACCTATCCGACCGTGGAGATCCGGGTCAGCGATGTGCCCGCGACGGTGGCCGAGACGACCCTGCTCGCCACGCTGGTGCGCGCGACGGTGATCATGGCGCGTCAGTCGCTGGACGAGGGCAGAACGGCCCCGCCCGTCGCCGCGGAGATGCTGCGGGCGGCCTATTGGAAAGCGGCGCGCAGCGGCATCGACGGCGACGCGGTCGCGCCGATGGACGGTCGCGTGCTGCCCGCCCGCGAGCTGCTGGCCGAACTGGTGGAATACGTCGAGCCCGCACTGAAGGAACTCGGCGATCGCGAGTTCGTCGCCGACACCATCGCCGCCGTGCTCGAGCGCGGCAACGGCGCGACGCGTCAGCTGCGCGCCTTCCGTGCGGGCGGTGACGTCGCCGCGGTGGTCGCCGAACTGTCCGAGGCCACCCTGGAGGGCTGTGCGCTGCCCGAGGAGCCGCCGCTCGGTTTCGGTGAGGCGGGCGCGGGTAGTCCGCTCAGGTAA
- a CDS encoding ankyrin repeat domain-containing protein yields MVSPDDSDADKVIELAGKVFDLARHGDADALAAYVDAGVPADLTNDNGDTLVMLAAYHGHRDAVAVLLVRGADPNRANDKGQTPLAGAVFKGEDEIVRLLVAAGADPDAGTPSARDAAAMFGKTELLDALN; encoded by the coding sequence TTGGTGAGCCCAGACGATTCCGATGCGGACAAAGTGATCGAACTGGCGGGCAAGGTCTTCGACCTGGCGCGTCACGGCGACGCCGACGCGCTGGCCGCTTACGTCGACGCCGGAGTACCCGCGGACCTCACCAACGACAACGGCGACACGCTCGTCATGCTCGCCGCCTACCACGGCCACCGCGACGCGGTCGCGGTGCTGCTGGTGCGCGGCGCCGACCCCAACCGGGCCAACGACAAGGGCCAGACGCCACTGGCGGGCGCGGTGTTCAAGGGCGAGGACGAGATCGTCCGCCTGCTGGTCGCGGCGGGCGCCGATCCCGACGCGGGCACCCCGTCGGCACGCGACGCGGCCGCCATGTTCGGCAAGACGGAGCTGCTCGACGCGCTGAACTGA
- a CDS encoding FAD-dependent oxidoreductase produces MIERLVVIGADATGMSAASQACRMAGPRDLEIVVFERGCFTSYSACGIPYWVGGLVSERDSLIARTPEEHRARDIDLRLRTEVLEIDVAGRRVRSRDLGSGAESWTGYDQLVIATGARPIRPPLPGIDAEGVHGVQTLDDGQALIDTLVTTEGKRAVVVGAGYIGVEMAEALINRGYQVTVLHRGAEPMSTLDPDMGALVRTAMCGLGIEIVSDAEVTEIRTDDSGRVRAVATADGEYPADVVVLGIGVRPETALARAAGLPLGEYGGLVTDLSMRVHGHENIWAGGDCVEVLDLVSGRLRHIALGTHANKHGQIIGANIGGGYATFPGVVGTAVSKVCDLEVARTGLREKDAHAAGLQYVTVTIESTSRAGYYPEPAPMTVKMLAERRTGRLLGTQIVGREGAGKRVDIAAVALTARMTVEQMTALDLGYAPPFSPVWDPVLVAARKAMTEVRRRG; encoded by the coding sequence ATGATCGAACGTCTCGTTGTCATCGGCGCCGACGCGACGGGCATGTCGGCCGCCTCGCAAGCCTGCCGCATGGCCGGTCCGCGGGACCTGGAGATCGTCGTGTTCGAGCGCGGCTGCTTCACTTCCTACTCCGCGTGCGGGATCCCGTACTGGGTCGGCGGGCTTGTCTCCGAACGCGATTCGCTGATCGCGCGCACCCCCGAGGAACACCGCGCCCGCGACATCGATCTGCGCCTGCGCACCGAGGTGCTCGAGATCGATGTCGCTGGACGCCGGGTGCGCAGCCGTGACCTCGGCTCCGGCGCCGAATCGTGGACCGGCTACGACCAACTCGTGATCGCCACCGGCGCGCGTCCGATCCGGCCCCCGCTGCCCGGCATCGACGCCGAGGGCGTGCACGGCGTGCAGACCCTCGACGACGGGCAGGCGCTCATCGACACGCTCGTCACGACGGAGGGCAAGCGGGCGGTCGTCGTGGGGGCGGGCTACATCGGCGTGGAGATGGCGGAGGCGCTGATCAATCGCGGCTACCAGGTGACGGTCCTCCATCGCGGCGCCGAGCCGATGTCGACGCTCGACCCGGATATGGGTGCGCTGGTCCGAACGGCGATGTGCGGCTTGGGAATCGAGATCGTCAGCGATGCGGAGGTGACCGAGATACGCACCGACGACAGCGGCCGTGTCCGCGCCGTCGCCACCGCCGACGGGGAATATCCGGCCGACGTCGTGGTGCTCGGCATCGGTGTCCGCCCCGAAACCGCGCTGGCTCGCGCCGCGGGTCTGCCGCTCGGCGAATACGGCGGTCTCGTGACCGACCTGTCCATGCGGGTGCACGGCCACGAGAACATCTGGGCAGGCGGCGACTGCGTGGAGGTGCTCGATCTGGTCTCCGGCCGTCTGCGGCACATCGCGCTCGGCACCCATGCCAACAAGCACGGCCAGATCATCGGCGCGAACATCGGCGGCGGCTACGCGACCTTCCCCGGGGTGGTCGGCACCGCCGTGAGCAAGGTCTGCGATCTCGAGGTGGCAAGGACCGGTCTGCGTGAGAAGGACGCGCACGCGGCGGGCTTGCAGTACGTGACCGTCACGATCGAATCCACCAGCCGCGCGGGCTATTACCCCGAGCCCGCGCCCATGACGGTGAAGATGCTGGCCGAGCGGCGCACCGGGCGGTTGCTCGGTACGCAGATCGTGGGTCGCGAGGGCGCGGGCAAGCGGGTCGACATCGCCGCGGTCGCGCTCACCGCCCGGATGACGGTCGAGCAGATGACCGCCCTGGATCTCGGTTACGCGCCGCCGTTCTCGCCCGTGTGGGATCCGGTGCTGGTCGCGGCCCGCAAGGCGATGACGGAGGTGCGGCGGCGCGGCTGA
- a CDS encoding Mut7-C RNAse domain-containing protein, producing the protein MTAGVELRVYAELNDFLHPDLRYTAQRRPMRPHQTVKDIVEAAGIPHTEIDLMLVNGVSVDFAHHPRPGDRLAVYPMFETLDVGPLTRVRARPLRDPRFVVDVNLGGLARLMRLMGLDARCEWDADDAELAELAAAEHRILLTRDRGLLARRAVTHGVFVHADRPFEQIVELIRRLDLTDRLAPFSRCLRCGGRVTDVAKQDIVDRLQPLTRRYYDTFRQCADCGRVYWQGSHQRRLDDMVARIRAASS; encoded by the coding sequence ATGACCGCCGGTGTCGAGTTGCGCGTCTACGCCGAGCTGAACGACTTCCTGCACCCGGACCTCCGGTACACGGCGCAGCGGCGGCCGATGCGCCCGCACCAGACCGTGAAGGACATCGTGGAAGCCGCAGGCATTCCGCACACCGAGATCGATCTGATGCTGGTGAACGGTGTTTCCGTCGACTTCGCTCACCACCCGCGTCCCGGCGATCGGCTCGCGGTGTACCCGATGTTCGAAACGCTGGACGTCGGTCCGCTGACCCGGGTGCGCGCCCGCCCGCTACGAGATCCGCGCTTCGTCGTCGATGTCAATCTGGGCGGGCTGGCGCGGCTCATGCGACTGATGGGACTCGACGCTCGCTGCGAATGGGACGCCGACGACGCCGAACTCGCCGAACTCGCGGCCGCCGAGCATCGCATTTTGCTCACCCGCGACCGCGGGCTGCTCGCTCGGCGCGCCGTCACGCATGGCGTGTTCGTGCACGCGGACCGCCCGTTCGAGCAGATCGTCGAGCTGATCCGCCGACTGGATCTGACCGATCGGCTCGCACCGTTCAGTCGCTGCCTGCGCTGCGGCGGCCGCGTCACCGATGTCGCCAAGCAGGACATCGTCGACCGGCTCCAACCACTCACCCGCCGCTACTACGACACCTTCCGCCAGTGCGCGGACTGCGGCCGCGTCTACTGGCAGGGATCGCATCAGCGTCGCCTCGACGACATGGTCGCCCGGATACGCGCCGCGAGTTCATGA
- a CDS encoding CapA family protein: protein MIDNGGMPTVLLGGDVMLGRGVDQILPHPGDPLLCERYVRDARMYVELAEEANGAFARPVDFRRLWGDALPLLAQADARLINLETAITADGTFAPAKGIHYRMRPDNIPVLTCVAPVVCALANNHVLDFGAHGLTDTLDTLDAAGVDHAGAGRDLDGARAPATADLGDGSRAVIVSVAAGSSGVPEYWAARHDRLGLWRIGETPSATAADEVAAAVLAATRDRDVAIVSIHWGPNWGYRVTHSEQRFARRLIDAGVDVVHGHSAHHPRPIEIYRGKPILYGCGDVVDDYEGIHGHESYRTDLRLLFLVDLDSGAVRLRMIPLRMRRMRLETAGPDEARWLCETIREISRGFGTRVVAQPDGLPVVYRED from the coding sequence GTGATCGACAATGGTGGTATGCCGACGGTGCTGCTCGGCGGCGATGTCATGCTGGGCCGCGGGGTGGATCAGATCCTGCCGCATCCCGGCGACCCGCTGCTGTGCGAACGGTATGTCCGCGACGCGCGGATGTACGTCGAACTGGCCGAGGAGGCGAACGGCGCGTTCGCCCGTCCGGTGGATTTCCGGAGGCTGTGGGGCGATGCCCTGCCGCTGCTCGCGCAGGCCGACGCGCGACTGATCAACCTCGAAACCGCCATCACCGCCGACGGGACGTTCGCACCCGCCAAGGGCATCCACTATCGGATGCGGCCGGACAACATCCCGGTGCTGACCTGCGTCGCGCCGGTCGTCTGCGCGCTGGCCAACAATCATGTGCTCGATTTCGGCGCGCACGGGCTGACCGACACCCTCGACACCCTCGATGCCGCGGGCGTCGACCACGCCGGAGCGGGAAGGGATCTCGACGGCGCCCGCGCCCCGGCGACCGCGGATCTCGGCGACGGCAGCCGGGCGGTGATCGTCTCGGTCGCCGCCGGATCGAGCGGGGTGCCGGAATACTGGGCGGCGCGCCACGATCGGCTCGGACTGTGGCGGATCGGCGAGACGCCGAGCGCCACCGCCGCCGACGAGGTGGCCGCCGCGGTGCTGGCCGCCACCCGTGATCGGGACGTCGCGATCGTCTCGATCCACTGGGGACCCAACTGGGGCTACCGCGTGACGCACAGCGAACAGCGCTTCGCGCGCCGGCTGATCGACGCGGGAGTCGATGTGGTGCACGGACATTCGGCGCACCATCCGCGACCGATCGAGATCTACCGCGGCAAACCGATTCTGTACGGGTGCGGCGATGTCGTCGACGACTACGAAGGCATCCACGGTCACGAGAGCTACCGCACCGATCTTCGCCTGCTGTTCCTGGTCGACCTGGATTCCGGAGCGGTGCGGCTGCGCATGATTCCACTGCGGATGCGGCGCATGCGCCTGGAAACGGCCGGACCGGACGAGGCGCGGTGGCTGTGCGAGACGATCCGGGAGATCAGCCGCGGGTTCGGCACGCGGGTCGTCGCGCAGCCCGACGGCCTCCCGGTGGTGTATCGCGAAGACTGA
- a CDS encoding nuclear transport factor 2 family protein: MLSLQEISDRLEIEDLMVRYSHAVDTRQWDLLDEIFTADAHIDYTAMGGPAGDLASTKQFLAAVMPNFPAFQHLVSNSSITVNGDTASARTMCHNPMLVAGENGAQSLMLCGLWYLDTFARVDGHWRIRQRVEEKSYMFLAQQVGGA, translated from the coding sequence GTGCTGTCATTGCAGGAGATTTCGGACCGGCTCGAGATCGAGGACCTCATGGTCCGGTACTCGCATGCCGTCGACACGCGGCAGTGGGACCTACTCGACGAGATCTTCACCGCCGACGCCCACATCGATTACACGGCCATGGGCGGACCCGCGGGCGATCTGGCTTCCACCAAGCAGTTCCTCGCCGCCGTCATGCCGAACTTCCCCGCCTTCCAGCACCTGGTGAGCAACTCCTCGATCACGGTGAACGGCGACACCGCGTCGGCACGCACCATGTGCCACAACCCGATGCTCGTCGCGGGCGAGAACGGCGCGCAGAGTCTCATGCTGTGCGGGCTCTGGTACCTGGACACCTTCGCCCGCGTCGACGGGCACTGGCGCATCCGGCAGCGCGTCGAGGAGAAGAGCTACATGTTCCTCGCGCAACAGGTCGGCGGGGCATGA
- a CDS encoding IS4 family transposase, with protein MARAGRAPPQSDQRLSDHIALAALTRVFTPEVVDAVLVEHGRVERRNRVLPARVVVYYVLALALFASCSYEEVMRKLVSGLGWISGRSPPTTIPTKAALFQARRRLGSEPLRALYEKVAVSLFDARVPGSSYRSWRLMSLHASTIDVPASEANIEHFSRPMSSRPGRGGALPQVRVLWLVECGSRAIIDAALGTREHRERELTESVVRSLYPGMLLLADRAFFSYRLWELCRSYGADLLWRVRSDSALPVERRYPDGSFASHICPGMRAAPKDTDGTAVRVVEFVGTAFDADTDRDHERIHRLLTTILDPEAAPAGELAELYSQRRYIGLETYQPGRGVVLRSKTPDGVIQEIYGHLCVHYAIRSLLRPGADRVSR; from the coding sequence GTGGCGCGTGCGGGACGGGCGCCGCCGCAGAGTGATCAGCGGCTGTCCGATCACATCGCATTAGCCGCGTTGACCAGGGTTTTCACGCCCGAGGTCGTCGACGCGGTGCTGGTCGAACATGGGCGGGTCGAACGCCGGAATCGCGTGCTGCCCGCTCGGGTGGTGGTCTACTACGTGCTCGCGCTGGCGCTGTTCGCATCCTGCTCGTACGAAGAGGTGATGCGGAAGCTCGTTTCCGGGCTCGGGTGGATCTCGGGACGGTCGCCCCCGACGACGATCCCGACGAAGGCAGCCTTGTTCCAGGCCCGTAGGCGCCTGGGCTCGGAACCGCTGCGCGCGTTGTACGAGAAGGTGGCGGTGTCACTGTTCGATGCGCGGGTTCCGGGTAGTTCCTACCGGTCCTGGCGACTGATGAGCCTCCACGCCTCGACCATCGATGTGCCCGCCAGCGAAGCGAATATCGAGCACTTCAGCCGGCCGATGTCTTCTCGGCCCGGCCGGGGCGGAGCGTTACCCCAGGTGCGCGTCCTCTGGCTGGTCGAGTGCGGTTCGCGCGCGATCATCGATGCCGCGCTCGGGACCCGCGAGCATCGCGAGCGGGAACTGACCGAATCCGTGGTGCGGTCGCTGTACCCGGGCATGCTGCTGCTCGCCGACCGAGCCTTTTTCAGTTACCGCCTGTGGGAACTGTGCCGTTCTTACGGCGCGGATCTGCTGTGGCGAGTGCGTTCGGATTCGGCGCTTCCCGTCGAAAGACGTTATCCGGATGGGTCTTTCGCTTCCCACATCTGTCCGGGAATGCGGGCGGCCCCGAAGGACACCGACGGAACCGCGGTGCGAGTCGTCGAGTTCGTCGGCACCGCTTTCGACGCCGACACGGACCGCGACCACGAGCGAATTCACCGACTGCTGACCACCATCCTTGATCCCGAGGCGGCGCCCGCCGGTGAGCTGGCCGAATTGTATTCACAGCGAAGGTATATCGGGCTCGAGACCTACCAACCCGGGCGCGGTGTGGTGTTGCGGTCGAAGACACCGGACGGAGTGATTCAGGAGATCTACGGCCACCTGTGTGTGCACTATGCGATCCGCAGCCTGCTGCGACCCGGAGCCGATCGAGTATCCCGTTAA
- a CDS encoding nitroreductase family deazaflavin-dependent oxidoreductase: MSDFNAQVIEEFRANGGRVGGMFEGRTNMVLITTTGARTGRQVTNPLVYLPDGDRMVLVASNGGADRHPAWYHNLRAKPELTVEVGTEKFDATAEFVTGAERDELYDRMVELMPAFGDYRAKTSRVIPVIAVQRGDG; the protein is encoded by the coding sequence ATGAGCGATTTCAACGCACAGGTGATCGAGGAATTCCGCGCCAACGGCGGCCGCGTCGGCGGCATGTTCGAGGGCAGGACCAACATGGTTCTGATCACCACCACCGGGGCGAGGACCGGACGACAGGTCACCAACCCGCTGGTCTACCTGCCCGACGGTGACCGGATGGTGCTCGTCGCGTCCAACGGCGGCGCCGACCGGCATCCCGCCTGGTATCACAATCTGCGCGCGAAACCGGAACTCACCGTCGAGGTCGGCACCGAGAAGTTCGATGCCACGGCGGAATTCGTGACCGGCGCGGAACGCGATGAACTCTACGACCGGATGGTCGAGCTGATGCCCGCCTTCGGCGACTACCGCGCCAAGACCAGCCGCGTGATCCCGGTGATCGCGGTCCAGCGCGGCGACGGCTGA